DNA from Clostridia bacterium:
TGATGTGGGGCACCCAGGCCCCCGGGCGGTAGTATGGGCTGGCGCAGGTGGCGAGCGGCAGCAGACGCTCCCAGAGAGCCTCGTGCAGTTCCTCCAGCTCGCGGGTCCTCTCCACTTCGACGAACACCACCGGCGCATCCCCCTCGAACACGCCAAGGCCCGTCGTGCGCACCGTCATGGGTTTCGCTTCCCGCGCGACCTCTCGCAGCACGGACTCGACGACGTCGAAGCGGTAGCCGGCGGCGATTTGCCACGAGAAGTGGGGAATGGGCGTGACGCGGATGCCCCGGAGGCCGAAGCGGTCGTCGAGCTCATGCCATAAATGCTCGACCAGGGCGTAGGGCCCGGGTTCGAGAATCGTGGCGACGCTGTGCACGGGCGGACCTCCTCCGCGGCGGCAACGTGGTCGTCTCTTCCAATTTCCCACGGGCTGGATCGCCGCCGCAAGGATGCGAAGAGGCGGGATGGGCCGCGCCCACCCCGCCCGGGTTGCGCTGTGCTGCGCTTCAACCCGCTCAGCCCACGCGCTCCGGCCGCCGCTCAATACTCCAGGTGGCTGCTCGTCGTGATGCGCCGACGGAAGATCCAGTACGCCCACGCCTGGTAGCCCAGGATGA
Protein-coding regions in this window:
- a CDS encoding 2'-5' RNA ligase family protein, encoding MHSVATILEPGPYALVEHLWHELDDRFGLRGIRVTPIPHFSWQIAAGYRFDVVESVLREVAREAKPMTVRTTGLGVFEGDAPVVFVEVERTRELEELHEALWERLLPLATCASPYYRPGAWVPHITLAQHDVHRERLPAVKEFLSKVDLAWTLRVANLAVIEQPAGETARLRAVRLRPGAPGLRRPVEPVQPPSGCEVGEERFR